The region AGCCATGCGGATTGCGCGCCGCGAGACGCGCCAGCAGCGCGCGCGCATCGACCGGCGCCTCGCCCGTCAGCTCCAGCGTGCGCGCCAGCACGACCTTGTCGAGATGGCCCGCGCGGATGTTCGAGACCGCCCGCGCGACCCCTGCCGCGTAATCGTTGCCGGCGGGCACCGGCCGCGTGCGGTAGCGGCCGGCGCCCGCCGGCTGCGCGGCCGCGGCCGCGGTGACGGCAGGCCGCGCGCGCGCCAGCGAGCGCGCCACCCGCAGCGCCGCCGGCCGCTCGACATCGAACGGCACGGCGCCGACCACGGCGGCGTCCGCATGCCCGGATTCGCGCGCGCGCGTCAGCGCCTGCCGCACACGCTCGCCGAGCGGCGCATCCGAGTGCGGGACCTCCGCGACGACGTCCCGCGCCAACAGCACATGCGCGGGCGTCGCGAGAAAAAGCGGCGTCGCGGGATGATAGTCATCGTCTATATTCAGTTCTGCCAATGAAAAAGGCATATCGGATACGGCGTTCATGCCATGCACCTCCAAAAAAATGAAATTCACCGGGATGGAATCGCCCGCCCTGCCGACCGCTGCCGGTTGCCCCGAACAGCGGCCGGCGGACGCGTCACATCTCCGCCGTCAGGCTGACTGCGACGCGGCGCCCCTGATCCACGAGCCAGTTGCCGCTCAACCCGCTCGCCCGGCTGCGGTCGTCCACCGGCACCATCCGGTTCGTGACGTTGAGCAGCGCGACGTTGAGCGAGAAATGCTTCGAGATCCGGTAGCGGCCGCCGAGATCGAAGGTCGTGGTCGACGGCCGCTCGCGCACGCCTTGCGCACCGTTGCGGAACGCCGCCCAGTATTCGTTGCCGATGTAATTGATGTCCGCGTACAGATCCAGCTGCGGCGTGGGCGTCCAGCCCAGCTCCACGTTGAACTTGTGCCGCGGCGTCTTGTCGAGCGGATAGCCGTTCAGCGACCCGCCGTTGAACGCGCGCTCGCCGCTGCCCTCGCGCCGCGACTGCGTCAGCGTGTAGGTGCCCGAGATCCGGAACTGCTTCGCGACGCGCGTGCCCGCGCCAAGTTCCAGCCCGTACAGCTTCACGCGATCGACGTTGTCGTACACATAGATGTTGCGGCCGGGCGAACGACTGTCGGCGACGCCCGTGTCGTAGCTGACCACCTTGTTCTTGAACAGGTTGTTGAACAGCGTGAGGCTCGCGTGGCTCTCGCCGCTGTCGTAGCGCACGCCCAGCTCTTCCGTCAGGCTGGTCTCGGGCTTCAGCGCCGGATTGCCGCACAGCGTGCCCGCCACCGCGCCCGCCGCGCCGCCCGAGGTCATGCAGTAGCCGGCCGTGCTCTGGCGCAGCGTCGGCGGCTTGAAGCCGGTCGACACGCCGCCGCGCACCGTCACCGTCGGCGTCAGCTTGTAGACGCCGTACACGCGCGGGCTCACATGGCTGCCGTAGCGCTCGTCGTGGTCGAGCCGCACGCCGGTCGTCAGCGTGAAGCGGCTGTTGAAGAAATAGTCGTTCTCGCCGAACAGCGCCCAGGCATTGCGCTTGATGCTGTCCGAGTTCCCCGCGTACCCCTTCGGCACCGCGTCCTGCATGCCCGCGCCCGACAGCCTCGACCAGATATGCTGCCCGCCCACCGTCAGGATGTTGCGCTCGCCCCACCACGGCACCTCGAGCTTGCCCTCGAGCACCGTATCGGTGATCGCCGGCTTGATCGGCGAACGCGCGAGCGACGTCCATTGGTCCTGCGTGCCGCGCTCGCCGTACAGCGACAGCGTCGACTGGCCGAAGTCCCAGCGACCGTTGTGCGTGATGCCCCAGTAGTCGCGCACGTGGCGCGTCTCGGTCACGGTCGTCGCGAGCGTGCGCGGCGTGACGGGCGCGATGCTCTCGCCGGGCGTGCTCAGGTAGGTGAGCTGCTCGCGGCCCGCATTGATGCTGAGATCCTGGTTGCGCGCCGGCTTGGCGGTCAGCTTCACGTCGAAGCTGCCGATGCGCTGGCCGTTCGCGCCGCCCGTCGCGCTGAGCGGATAGTAGATGTGGTCCTCGCCGCGATGCAGCGCGCGGCCCGACACCTGCAGGCCGAGCACATCGGCCTTGAGCGGACCGCCCACCCAGAAATCGACGCTCTGCGTATCGCCCTGATCCGACTCCAGCTGCCAGACGCTGCCGGCGGTGACCGTGCCGCCCCACTTCTTCGGCACCTTGCGGGTGATGATGTTGATCACGCCGCCCATCGCATCCGCGCCGTACATCGACGACATCGGGCCGCGCACGACCTCGATGCGCTCGATCGCGCTGAGCGGCGGCAGCAGGCTGGCCTGCACACCCGACGAACCGCGATTCATGGTCTCGCGGGTGTTCTGGCGGCGGCCGTCGACGAGGATCAGCGTGTATTCGCCCGGCATCCCGCGAATCGAGATGTCCTGGTCGTTCGGCGTGGCGCCGACCACGCTCACGCCCTCCACCTTGCCGACGATCTCGGCGACCGAGGTGTACGGCTTCGCCTCGATGTCCTCGCGGGTGATGACGGAAATACTGGCGGGCGCGTCCTTGATCGCCTGCTCGCGCTGGCTGGCCGTCACGACGACGGTGCCGAGCGCGTGGTCAGGCAGCGCCGGATCGGCCGCCTGCGCG is a window of Burkholderia sp. FERM BP-3421 DNA encoding:
- a CDS encoding TonB-dependent receptor domain-containing protein, which produces MSNHVSSFALKPAVVAGLCALGASGVAAQAADPALPDHALGTVVVTASQREQAIKDAPASISVITREDIEAKPYTSVAEIVGKVEGVSVVGATPNDQDISIRGMPGEYTLILVDGRRQNTRETMNRGSSGVQASLLPPLSAIERIEVVRGPMSSMYGADAMGGVINIITRKVPKKWGGTVTAGSVWQLESDQGDTQSVDFWVGGPLKADVLGLQVSGRALHRGEDHIYYPLSATGGANGQRIGSFDVKLTAKPARNQDLSINAGREQLTYLSTPGESIAPVTPRTLATTVTETRHVRDYWGITHNGRWDFGQSTLSLYGERGTQDQWTSLARSPIKPAITDTVLEGKLEVPWWGERNILTVGGQHIWSRLSGAGMQDAVPKGYAGNSDSIKRNAWALFGENDYFFNSRFTLTTGVRLDHDERYGSHVSPRVYGVYKLTPTVTVRGGVSTGFKPPTLRQSTAGYCMTSGGAAGAVAGTLCGNPALKPETSLTEELGVRYDSGESHASLTLFNNLFKNKVVSYDTGVADSRSPGRNIYVYDNVDRVKLYGLELGAGTRVAKQFRISGTYTLTQSRREGSGERAFNGGSLNGYPLDKTPRHKFNVELGWTPTPQLDLYADINYIGNEYWAAFRNGAQGVRERPSTTTFDLGGRYRISKHFSLNVALLNVTNRMVPVDDRSRASGLSGNWLVDQGRRVAVSLTAEM